Proteins from a single region of Abyssalbus ytuae:
- a CDS encoding trans-sulfuration enzyme family protein: MSYHNFETEAIRTQLDKTEFLEHSVPLYLTSGFVFEDAEEMRASFAEEKQRNLYSRFSNPNTTEFVEKICKMEEAEDGYAFSTGMAAIFSTFAALLNSGDHIVSSRSVFGSTHALFTKYFPKWNIDTSYFKVDEVETIENLIQPNTKILYAESPTNPAVDVLDLEYLGKIAKKHNLILIIDNCFATPYIQQPVKYGAHIVVHSATKLIDGQGRVLGGVAVGKKDLIREIYLFSRNTGPALSPFNAWVLSKSLETLAVRVEKHCENALKLAEFLEAHSNVNLVKYPFLKSHPQYEVAKKQMKLGGNIVAFEVKGGIEAGRKFLNNIKMCSLSANLGDTRTIVTHPASTTHSKLSEEDRLEVGITDGLVRVSVGLESIEDVINDISQALSS; the protein is encoded by the coding sequence ATGAGCTATCATAATTTTGAAACAGAAGCGATAAGAACACAATTGGATAAAACGGAATTTTTAGAACATTCTGTTCCATTATATTTAACCTCGGGATTTGTTTTTGAAGATGCTGAAGAAATGAGAGCCTCTTTTGCTGAAGAAAAACAGCGGAATCTTTATAGCCGCTTTTCAAATCCGAATACTACTGAGTTTGTAGAGAAAATATGTAAAATGGAAGAAGCCGAAGACGGATATGCTTTTTCTACCGGGATGGCTGCAATTTTTTCAACCTTTGCAGCACTTTTAAATAGCGGTGACCACATAGTTTCATCCCGTTCCGTATTTGGTTCTACTCATGCATTATTCACTAAATATTTTCCTAAATGGAACATTGATACAAGTTATTTCAAGGTAGATGAGGTTGAAACCATAGAGAATCTTATTCAACCAAACACAAAAATTTTGTATGCCGAATCTCCTACTAACCCTGCGGTTGATGTTTTGGATTTGGAATATTTAGGAAAAATAGCAAAAAAGCATAATCTTATTTTAATTATAGATAATTGTTTTGCCACGCCTTATATACAGCAACCTGTAAAATACGGTGCTCATATAGTTGTCCATTCAGCTACTAAACTTATAGACGGGCAAGGAAGAGTATTGGGAGGTGTTGCCGTAGGTAAAAAAGATCTCATACGTGAAATCTATCTTTTTTCACGAAATACAGGCCCTGCATTATCACCTTTCAACGCCTGGGTGTTATCCAAAAGTCTGGAAACTTTAGCCGTACGGGTAGAAAAACATTGTGAAAATGCTTTAAAATTAGCAGAGTTTCTAGAAGCTCATTCCAATGTAAATTTGGTGAAATACCCTTTTTTAAAATCGCATCCGCAATATGAAGTAGCCAAAAAGCAAATGAAGCTGGGAGGCAATATTGTTGCTTTTGAGGTAAAAGGAGGTATTGAAGCAGGCCGGAAGTTTCTTAATAATATTAAAATGTGTTCGTTATCTGCAAACCTGGGAGATACAAGGACCATAGTAACACATCCCGCATCAACTACCCACAGTAAATTATCGGAAGAAGACAGGTTAGAAGTTGGAATTACCGATGGGTTAGTACGTGTTTCAGTAGGATTGGAAAGTATAGAAGATGTTATAAATGATATATCTCAGGCACTAAGTAGTTAA
- the thrA gene encoding bifunctional aspartate kinase/homoserine dehydrogenase I, which translates to MKDKLLHIKLNKFTTHSGYALDVPLSYQLFGQPLHTAPVVLVNHALTGNSNVAGETGWWKDLIGKGKGINTDVYTILAFNIPGNGYDGFVIDDYKEFVARDIAVMFLNGLEELKIKKLFAIIGGSLGGGIAWEMCALKPDIAENLIPVASDWKSTDWLIANCRIQERILLNSKDPVPDARMHAMLTYRTPESFKERFQRTTNDELQVFNVESWLLHHGEKLQERFQLSAYKLMNQLLKTIDITRGRKESFKILEHINANIHIIGVDSDLFFTAEENRETHKQLALSNDNVTYGEIISVHGHDAFLIEFNQLEQLVGGVFKGVSGRIKVLKFGGRSLANGEGINNTLQIIKNKVKNNERIAVVVSARGNATDDLEDILERAAQRKDYEYLFEAFKKYQLNDFGVDLSEDFKKLEDIFEGVKLLGDYSSKIKDQVLAKGEVISAKLITGVLKKTGINANFTDTRELIITDEQYGNAQPLEKVSKENIVKYFARHNGNTVNIVTGFIASSINKETTTLGRNGSNYTASLIANFLDADELQNFTHVDGIYTADPELVPDAHRIAQLSYNEANELANFGTNVLHAKTIIPLIEKNIPLRILNTFNNDNEGTLITAKPSKEGIKSLSVLEEVALLNLEGRGLLGVAGVDARIFKSLADNNISVSIISQGSSERGVGFVVSSFNAQKAVTVLEKEFEQDFHSQDINKISVDNDVAVISIVGQDLSTFHKPYNALIRNQIVPLLFNNTVTGKNVSLVVKNQYLHKALNVIHGEIFGITKKINIAIFGHGNVGGTLIDQILESTDQIEKRKNIRLNIFAVSNSRKLLLNSKGIENNWEEELKNAVEKADVDSVISYANEHHLENLIAVDNTASSYFVENYLKFIDHGFDLVSSNKIANTLEYDFYKTLRDKLEKNQKKYLYETNVGAGLPLIDTIRILHLSGENITRIRGVFSGTLSYLFNTFSAEERRFSEVLQETIDKGFTEPDPREDLYGNDVGRKLLILARELDLQNEFGDVKIDNLVPEQLLESDIPAFLSRLNEFDEKYQNIKKDQKPNHVLRYVGDLYGDLQQDKGILEVKLTSVPADSALGQVKGADSIFEIYTESYGDRPIVIQGAGAGAAVTARGVFGDILKLTEKN; encoded by the coding sequence TTGAAAGATAAATTATTACATATAAAATTAAATAAATTTACCACTCACAGTGGTTATGCCCTGGATGTGCCTTTGTCCTACCAATTATTCGGACAGCCTTTACATACCGCCCCCGTGGTATTGGTAAACCATGCGCTAACAGGAAACTCTAATGTTGCCGGAGAAACAGGATGGTGGAAAGATTTAATAGGGAAGGGTAAAGGTATAAATACTGATGTTTATACAATACTGGCATTCAATATTCCCGGAAACGGATATGACGGTTTTGTCATAGATGATTACAAAGAATTTGTTGCCAGAGACATAGCCGTAATGTTTCTTAACGGTCTCGAAGAACTGAAAATAAAAAAACTCTTTGCCATTATAGGGGGGTCTTTGGGAGGTGGAATAGCCTGGGAAATGTGTGCACTCAAGCCGGATATTGCCGAGAATTTGATACCGGTAGCATCCGATTGGAAATCAACCGACTGGCTTATTGCAAATTGCCGGATTCAGGAACGTATTCTTTTAAACTCTAAAGATCCTGTACCCGATGCGCGCATGCATGCTATGCTTACCTACCGTACCCCGGAATCTTTTAAAGAAAGGTTTCAACGTACTACAAATGACGAATTACAGGTGTTTAATGTAGAAAGCTGGTTGTTACACCATGGCGAAAAATTACAGGAACGGTTTCAGCTTTCGGCTTATAAGCTCATGAATCAGTTGTTAAAGACCATAGATATTACCAGGGGAAGAAAAGAATCCTTTAAAATTCTGGAACATATAAATGCAAATATTCATATTATAGGCGTAGATTCGGATTTATTTTTTACTGCTGAAGAGAACAGGGAAACCCATAAGCAATTGGCTTTAAGTAACGATAATGTAACGTATGGCGAAATCATATCGGTACATGGCCATGATGCTTTTTTGATAGAATTCAATCAGCTGGAACAATTGGTTGGGGGTGTTTTTAAAGGAGTATCCGGCAGGATTAAAGTCTTGAAGTTCGGAGGTCGGTCACTGGCAAATGGAGAGGGTATTAACAATACTTTACAAATTATAAAAAATAAAGTAAAAAATAATGAAAGAATTGCTGTGGTTGTTTCTGCCCGGGGCAATGCAACCGATGACCTTGAAGATATTCTGGAACGGGCTGCCCAAAGAAAAGATTATGAATATTTATTCGAAGCATTTAAAAAATATCAGCTGAATGACTTTGGGGTTGACCTCTCCGAAGATTTTAAAAAGCTCGAAGATATTTTTGAAGGGGTAAAATTATTAGGCGATTACAGTTCTAAAATTAAAGATCAGGTGTTGGCAAAAGGAGAAGTAATATCAGCCAAACTTATTACCGGAGTATTAAAAAAAACAGGTATCAATGCTAATTTTACTGATACAAGAGAGTTGATTATTACCGATGAACAATACGGAAACGCCCAACCCCTGGAAAAAGTTTCAAAAGAAAATATTGTAAAATATTTTGCCAGGCATAACGGCAATACCGTAAATATTGTTACCGGTTTTATTGCTTCCAGTATTAACAAAGAAACTACAACTTTGGGCAGAAACGGAAGTAATTATACAGCCTCGTTAATTGCCAATTTTCTGGATGCCGATGAGCTTCAGAATTTTACTCATGTCGATGGTATTTATACAGCCGATCCCGAGTTGGTACCCGATGCACATCGCATAGCACAATTATCCTATAACGAAGCAAATGAACTTGCTAATTTTGGCACTAATGTACTGCATGCAAAAACAATTATTCCCCTTATTGAAAAAAATATTCCTTTAAGGATTTTAAATACATTTAATAATGACAATGAAGGAACACTTATTACTGCCAAGCCAAGTAAGGAAGGAATTAAATCCCTTTCGGTCTTGGAAGAAGTGGCACTTTTAAATCTGGAAGGGCGTGGTTTACTGGGGGTAGCAGGTGTAGATGCTAGAATATTCAAATCGCTGGCAGATAATAACATCAGCGTAAGTATTATTTCTCAGGGATCTTCCGAAAGAGGAGTAGGCTTTGTAGTTAGTTCATTTAATGCGCAAAAAGCTGTTACGGTACTTGAAAAAGAATTTGAACAGGATTTTCATTCACAGGATATAAACAAAATTTCTGTGGATAATGATGTGGCTGTCATATCTATAGTCGGTCAGGACCTCAGTACTTTTCATAAGCCTTACAACGCACTTATAAGAAATCAGATAGTTCCACTCCTGTTTAATAATACCGTTACAGGTAAAAATGTAAGTTTGGTAGTAAAAAATCAGTATTTACATAAGGCATTAAATGTGATTCACGGAGAAATTTTCGGAATCACTAAAAAAATAAACATAGCCATTTTTGGCCATGGAAATGTTGGGGGTACTTTGATTGATCAGATTCTGGAATCGACAGATCAGATTGAAAAAAGAAAAAACATCAGGCTGAATATTTTTGCAGTTTCCAATTCGCGAAAGCTTTTACTTAACAGCAAAGGAATAGAAAATAATTGGGAAGAAGAATTAAAGAATGCTGTTGAAAAAGCTGATGTAGACAGCGTAATATCCTATGCAAACGAGCATCATTTAGAAAACCTCATAGCTGTAGATAATACAGCAAGCAGCTATTTTGTAGAAAACTATTTGAAATTCATAGATCATGGGTTTGACCTGGTCTCTTCCAACAAAATTGCCAATACGTTAGAATATGATTTTTACAAAACTTTAAGGGATAAACTTGAGAAAAACCAGAAAAAGTATTTGTATGAAACGAATGTAGGGGCAGGGCTGCCACTTATTGATACTATCAGGATATTACATTTGTCAGGAGAAAATATCACAAGAATAAGAGGAGTTTTTTCAGGGACTTTAAGCTATTTGTTCAATACTTTTTCTGCAGAAGAAAGACGCTTTAGTGAAGTATTGCAGGAAACCATTGATAAAGGGTTTACCGAGCCCGATCCGCGAGAAGACCTCTATGGTAATGATGTGGGAAGAAAACTGTTAATCCTTGCCAGGGAACTCGATTTGCAAAATGAGTTCGGCGATGTAAAAATTGATAATCTTGTTCCGGAACAATTGCTCGAAAGTGATATACCCGCATTTTTATCAAGATTAAATGAATTTGATGAAAAATATCAAAATATTAAAAAAGATCAGAAACCTAATCATGTATTAAGATATGTTGGCGATTTATATGGAGACTTGCAACAGGACAAGGGAATATTAGAAGTGAAATTGACCTCAGTCCCGGCCGATAGTGCCCTGGGGCAGGTAAAAGGAGCTGATTCCATTTTTGAAATTTATACCGAATCATATGGTGACCGGCCCATCGTTATACAAGGAGCCGGTGCCGGAGCAGCTGTAACTGCAAGAGGTGTTTTTGGTGACATATTAAAACTAACAGAGAAAAATTAA
- the metK gene encoding methionine adenosyltransferase: MAYLFTSESVSEGHPDKVADQISDALLDSFLAFDPESKVACETLVTTGQVVLAGEVKSHTYLDLQAITRRVINDIGYTKGEYQFSGDSCGVISLIHEQSQDINQGVDRATKEEQGAGDQGMMFGYATKETENYMPLALDISHKILQTLADLRRENKEITYLRPDAKAQVTIEYSDENVPQKIDTIVVSTQHDSFEADDDKMLNKIKSDIINILIPRVKNQFPEHIQVLFGNDIKYHINPTGKFVIGGPHGDTGLTGRKIIVDTYGGKGAHGGGAFSGKDPSKVDRSAAYASRHIAKNLVAAGVADEVLVQVSYAIGVVEPTSIFVNTYGTSKTGLHDGEIAEKVAALFDMRPYAIEERLKLRNPIYLETAAYGHMGKEPQIVNKVFESPYNGRVEKEVELFTWEKLDYVDKVKEAFNIQ, encoded by the coding sequence ATGGCATATTTATTTACCTCAGAGTCTGTAAGTGAAGGACATCCTGATAAAGTTGCAGACCAGATCAGCGATGCATTGTTAGATAGCTTTTTAGCTTTTGATCCCGAAAGTAAAGTGGCTTGTGAAACATTAGTTACCACAGGTCAGGTAGTATTGGCAGGAGAAGTAAAAAGCCACACTTATTTAGATTTACAGGCCATTACCAGGAGGGTGATTAACGACATAGGTTATACCAAAGGAGAATACCAGTTCAGTGGAGATTCCTGTGGGGTTATATCTCTAATACACGAACAGTCTCAGGATATAAATCAAGGAGTAGACAGGGCTACCAAAGAAGAACAGGGAGCAGGAGATCAGGGAATGATGTTTGGCTATGCAACAAAGGAAACGGAAAATTATATGCCTTTGGCCCTTGATATCTCCCATAAAATTTTACAAACTTTGGCTGACTTACGCAGGGAAAATAAGGAAATTACCTATTTAAGACCCGATGCAAAAGCACAGGTGACAATAGAATATTCTGATGAAAATGTACCTCAAAAAATTGACACCATAGTAGTTTCCACCCAGCACGATTCTTTTGAGGCCGATGATGATAAAATGTTGAATAAAATCAAGAGTGATATTATAAATATTTTAATACCAAGGGTAAAAAACCAGTTTCCCGAACATATACAGGTTTTGTTTGGAAATGATATTAAGTACCATATTAATCCTACCGGGAAGTTTGTAATTGGAGGCCCTCATGGTGATACCGGCTTGACCGGCCGAAAAATTATTGTAGATACTTACGGAGGCAAAGGAGCTCATGGAGGAGGGGCCTTTAGCGGTAAAGATCCAAGTAAGGTAGACAGAAGCGCAGCTTACGCATCAAGACATATAGCAAAAAATCTGGTTGCTGCAGGGGTAGCCGATGAAGTTTTGGTACAGGTCAGCTATGCCATTGGAGTAGTAGAACCCACGTCAATTTTTGTAAATACTTATGGCACTTCCAAAACCGGCCTGCATGATGGTGAAATAGCTGAAAAAGTGGCTGCATTATTCGATATGCGCCCGTATGCTATTGAAGAAAGGTTAAAACTGAGAAACCCCATATACCTTGAAACTGCAGCTTATGGTCATATGGGTAAAGAACCACAAATAGTTAACAAAGTATTTGAATCTCCATACAATGGAAGAGTAGAAAAAGAAGTGGAATTATTTACATGGGAAAAACTGGATTATGTAGATAAAGTTAAAGAAGCGTTTAATATTCAATAA
- a CDS encoding deoxynucleoside kinase, whose protein sequence is MHVAIAGNIGAGKTTLTKLLSKHFNWEAQFEDVVDNPYLDDFYNQMERWSFNLQIYFLNSRFRQIKQIRESGKKIIQDRTIYEDAHIFAPNLHAMGLMTNRDFNNYKSLFELMESMVLPPDLLIYLRSSIPNLVNQIHKRGRDYENSISIDYLSRLNERYEAFIHSYDRGKLLIVDVDKFNFVDNPEDLGEIINRVDAELHGLF, encoded by the coding sequence ATGCACGTTGCCATCGCCGGAAATATTGGTGCAGGAAAAACCACTTTAACTAAATTACTTTCTAAACATTTTAACTGGGAGGCTCAATTTGAAGATGTAGTTGATAACCCGTATCTGGATGATTTTTATAACCAGATGGAACGCTGGAGCTTTAATTTGCAGATTTATTTTTTAAACAGCAGATTCCGTCAGATTAAACAAATACGGGAAAGCGGAAAAAAAATTATTCAGGACAGAACAATTTATGAAGATGCTCATATTTTTGCTCCCAACCTTCATGCCATGGGGTTAATGACCAACCGTGATTTTAATAATTACAAGTCGTTATTTGAACTTATGGAGAGTATGGTTTTACCGCCTGATCTGTTAATTTATTTAAGAAGTTCCATTCCTAACCTGGTAAACCAGATACATAAGAGAGGGAGGGATTATGAAAATTCTATTTCCATAGACTATCTAAGTCGACTCAATGAACGCTATGAAGCTTTTATTCATAGCTACGACAGGGGTAAGCTTTTAATTGTTGATGTGGATAAATTTAACTTTGTAGACAATCCTGAAGATTTAGGCGAAATTATAAACAGGGTTGATGCCGAATTGCATGGCCTTTTTTAA
- a CDS encoding sodium-translocating pyrophosphatase produces MESNIIYLPIGLALLGLIFMGIKAGWVKKQPPGGERMQSISRSIKEGALAFLNAEYRLLLIFVLIASIALFGISTMVATTSWLIVPAFIFGAIFSASAGNIGMRIATEANARTAQAAKTSLPQALKVSFGGGTVMGLGVAGLAVLGLSLFFMIFVTQFMGRDGSFYENMTLVLESLAGFSLGAESIALFARVGGGIYTKAADVGADLVGKVEAGIPEDDPRNPATIADNVGDNVGDVAGMGADLFGSYVATVLAAMVLGNYVIRDMSVSTPFSDAFNNMGPILLPLVIAGVGVLASIIGTFLVGVKSNKAKEAQVQKALDTGNWTAIILTLIASWFLIDWMLPQTMQMNFFGEGLKSIPSRHVFYAAMIGLAVGALISAVTSYYTSLGKKPVLEIVQNSSTGAATNIIAGLAVGMKSTFLSVLLFAVAIYGSYALAGFYGVALAASAMMATTAMQLAIDAFGPIADNAGGVAEMSELPKEVRERTDILDSVGNTTAAVGKGFAIASAALTALALFAAYVTFTGINGINIFKADVLAALFVGGMIPVVFSALAMKSVGKAAMQMVQEVRRQFKEIPGIMEGTGKPEYGKCVAISTQAALKEMLLPGLITIITPIVIGVIFGAEPLGGYMAGVCVSGVMWAIFQNNAGGAWDNAKKSFEAGVEINGEMTYKGSAAHKAAVTGDTVGDPFKDTSGPSMNILIKLTCLVGLVIAPILGGHATETAVAEKPEIKKESKTEVNLVENSKLTEAVKF; encoded by the coding sequence ATGGAATCTAATATTATCTATTTGCCTATTGGGTTGGCTCTTTTAGGGCTGATTTTTATGGGAATCAAAGCAGGGTGGGTGAAAAAACAACCCCCTGGGGGAGAGCGGATGCAGTCCATCTCCAGAAGTATAAAAGAAGGAGCTCTTGCCTTTTTGAATGCGGAATACCGTTTATTATTGATTTTTGTTTTAATTGCTTCGATTGCATTGTTTGGTATTTCAACAATGGTAGCAACGACGAGTTGGTTAATAGTGCCGGCGTTTATTTTTGGAGCTATTTTTTCTGCTTCAGCGGGTAATATTGGAATGCGAATAGCTACCGAAGCAAATGCACGTACTGCACAAGCTGCAAAAACCAGTTTGCCCCAGGCACTTAAAGTTTCTTTTGGCGGAGGTACAGTAATGGGCTTGGGAGTGGCAGGTCTGGCAGTACTTGGACTTAGTTTGTTTTTCATGATTTTTGTCACACAATTTATGGGAAGGGATGGCTCTTTCTATGAAAATATGACATTGGTATTGGAATCACTCGCCGGATTTTCACTGGGAGCTGAGTCCATTGCCCTGTTTGCCCGTGTAGGCGGTGGAATTTATACAAAAGCAGCCGATGTGGGAGCAGATCTTGTGGGAAAGGTAGAGGCAGGTATTCCTGAAGATGACCCTCGTAATCCGGCAACGATTGCCGATAACGTAGGTGATAATGTTGGGGATGTGGCAGGTATGGGAGCCGATCTTTTCGGGTCGTATGTAGCAACTGTACTTGCTGCAATGGTATTAGGAAATTATGTAATTCGTGATATGTCGGTTTCTACCCCTTTTTCTGATGCTTTTAATAATATGGGGCCAATTTTATTGCCCCTTGTTATTGCAGGGGTTGGTGTTTTGGCATCCATAATAGGAACTTTTCTTGTTGGTGTTAAAAGTAATAAAGCTAAGGAGGCACAGGTGCAAAAAGCTTTGGATACTGGAAACTGGACGGCCATTATATTAACTCTTATTGCAAGTTGGTTTCTAATAGACTGGATGCTACCGCAAACGATGCAAATGAACTTTTTTGGGGAAGGTTTAAAATCTATACCTTCCCGGCATGTGTTTTATGCAGCTATGATAGGATTGGCTGTTGGTGCATTAATTTCGGCAGTAACTTCGTATTATACCAGCTTAGGTAAAAAACCTGTATTGGAGATTGTACAAAACAGTTCTACAGGAGCCGCCACAAATATTATTGCAGGACTAGCCGTTGGAATGAAATCTACTTTTTTATCGGTATTATTGTTTGCAGTAGCAATTTACGGGTCATATGCATTAGCAGGATTTTATGGTGTGGCACTTGCCGCTTCGGCTATGATGGCTACAACCGCCATGCAATTGGCCATAGATGCTTTTGGGCCTATAGCTGATAATGCCGGAGGGGTGGCCGAAATGAGTGAACTGCCGAAAGAAGTACGCGAACGTACTGATATACTGGATTCTGTGGGTAATACTACTGCAGCAGTAGGTAAAGGTTTTGCTATAGCTTCGGCAGCATTAACCGCCCTGGCTTTATTTGCAGCGTATGTTACTTTTACCGGAATTAACGGAATTAACATTTTTAAGGCAGATGTACTTGCAGCTTTATTTGTGGGAGGAATGATACCGGTAGTTTTTTCTGCTTTAGCTATGAAGTCGGTAGGTAAAGCCGCTATGCAAATGGTACAGGAGGTTCGTCGTCAGTTTAAGGAGATCCCCGGAATTATGGAAGGAACAGGAAAACCGGAATATGGAAAATGTGTGGCTATTTCCACACAGGCAGCCCTAAAAGAAATGCTTCTTCCGGGCTTAATAACCATCATTACCCCCATTGTCATCGGAGTAATATTTGGAGCCGAGCCTCTTGGAGGATATATGGCGGGAGTGTGTGTTTCGGGTGTGATGTGGGCAATTTTTCAGAATAATGCGGGAGGAGCCTGGGATAATGCTAAAAAATCGTTTGAAGCCGGTGTGGAAATTAACGGGGAAATGACATATAAAGGCTCTGCTGCTCATAAAGCAGCAGTAACCGGCGATACCGTAGGAGATCCTTTTAAAGATACTTCAGGGCCTTCAATGAATATTCTTATAAAGCTTACTTGTTTGGTAGGCTTGGTGATTGCCCCGATTTTAGGGGGACACGCTACCGAGACTGCAGTAGCTGAAAAACCTGAAATTAAAAAAGAGAGTAAAACAGAAGTTAATTTAGTGGAAAATTCGAAGCTTACAGAAGCTGTGAAATTTTAG
- a CDS encoding inorganic diphosphatase — translation MDTQKIKTFDVLIEIPKGSRNKYEYDFKLKKIRFDRMLFSSMMYPGDYGFIPETLALDGDPLDVLVMGHQPTFPMCVMEVKPIGVFHMTDEKGPDEKLICVPVSDPIWNDKTDISELNPHRLKEIEHFFQVYKDLEEKKVDVGGWGDSNNAYEIFYDCKERYDSSEAKEKNLFTIS, via the coding sequence ATGGATACACAAAAAATAAAAACTTTTGATGTTTTAATAGAAATACCTAAAGGTAGCAGGAATAAATACGAGTATGATTTTAAGTTAAAGAAGATTCGTTTTGACAGGATGTTGTTTTCTTCTATGATGTATCCCGGAGATTATGGGTTTATACCGGAAACTTTAGCATTAGACGGGGATCCTTTAGATGTATTGGTAATGGGACATCAACCAACTTTTCCCATGTGTGTGATGGAGGTGAAGCCCATAGGTGTTTTCCATATGACCGATGAAAAAGGACCCGATGAAAAATTAATATGTGTTCCTGTTTCCGATCCAATCTGGAATGATAAAACAGATATAAGCGAATTAAATCCGCATAGATTAAAAGAAATAGAACATTTTTTCCAGGTTTATAAAGATTTAGAGGAGAAAAAAGTAGATGTCGGAGGTTGGGGCGATTCAAATAATGCCTACGAAATATTCTATGATTGTAAAGAAAGGTATGATTCTTCAGAAGCAAAAGAAAAGAATCTTTTCACCATAAGTTAA